One part of the Pseudopipra pipra isolate bDixPip1 chromosome 3, bDixPip1.hap1, whole genome shotgun sequence genome encodes these proteins:
- the PNRC1 gene encoding proline-rich nuclear receptor coactivator 1: protein MVTTTAPPPFLARISAGTEDPRRLPPSALLQRLRRGDSNCENQPSCCLAGPGGSARPALKRVRRRKGKIRPGPAGLLPSRYQQYQQHRAGLGRRTPLGTDLVTDPPPEEPPAPAPSRPAPGNPLRKEFLKNKMGKTEKAAVPYGQPVHGLHLCEQPKINRQKSKCNAPLTKIASAKKIENFWQDSVSTEIIQKQEKKPLKNTENFRNAKSKKPIALNEANQKENYAGAKFSDPPSPSVLPKPPSHWVGGTAEPSDQNRELMAVHLKTLLKVQA from the exons ATGGTCACCACCACGGCGCCGCCGCCTTTCCTGGCTCGGATCTCGGCAGGCACCGAAGACCCGCGTCGATTGCCGCCCTCCGCCCTGCTCCAGCGCCTCAGGCGCGGGGACAGCAACTGCGAGAACCAACCCAGCTGCTGCCTTGCGGGCCCGGGGggcagcgcccgccccgcgctgAAGAGGGTGCGGCGGAGGAAGGGGAAGATCCGGCCGGGCCCCgcggggctcctgcccagccgCTACCAGCAGTACCAGCAGCACCGCGCcgggctggggagaaggaccCCGCTGGGAACCGACCTGGTGACGGACCCCCCACCGGAGGagccccccgcgcccgccccctCGAGACCCGCGCCCGGCAACCCCCTCAGGAAGGAG TTTTTAAAGAACAAGATGGGAAAGACAGAGAAGGCGGCCGTCCCCTACGGCCAGCCCGTTCACGGCTTACACCTGTGTGAACAACCAAAGATTAACAGGCAGAAGAGTAAGTGTAATGCGCCGCTGACGAAGATCGCCTCGGCGAAAAAGATAGAGAACTTTTGGCAGGATTCTGTGTCGACGGAAATAATtcagaagcaggagaaaaagccacttaaaaatacagagaacTTCAGAAACGCCAAGTCCAAGAAACCTATTGCCCTAAATGAAGCGAACCAAAAAGAGAATTACGCTGGGGCAAAGTTCAGTGACCCACCATCTCCCAGCGTCCTTCCAAAGCCTCCCAGCCACTGGGTGGGTGGCACAGCTGAACCTTCTGACCAAAACAGGGAGTTGATGGCAGTCCATTTGAAAACTCTCCTAAAAGTTCAAGCATAG
- the BORCS6 gene encoding LOW QUALITY PROTEIN: BLOC-1-related complex subunit 6 (The sequence of the model RefSeq protein was modified relative to this genomic sequence to represent the inferred CDS: inserted 2 bases in 1 codon; deleted 2 bases in 2 codons; substituted 1 base at 1 genomic stop codon): protein MVGRGAEEVVAQAEPPLGXHGGGVRGAASSARCCYPGRARPLPSPRQPPRADGSSTARLRRAPPIAAERRPLRLRPGQSEATQTLGATPSPAGRPIREGTASGPALVSESRARSARRAGAAPXRPIGRRANSLGLAPARPAANREGRKQAAARPRWAEEVGGHASPAMEESGSAAGPPEGRGRDERSLEALSLAADGGGAAAAAGRQLPEGRRATLASALELEGTVLREGRLTQFVANNLERRIRLSGAPRGEPPTGGGGSSIPAIDPGALQDVVALAGQVAAQVDDLLRNVHCGLQALTALSVGCIQTYRDGVESLGEAADLSIRAMYALVARCEELDRAMQPVPALAKRIRDMKGTLERLEGLCK from the exons ATGGTTGGACGTGG GGCTGAGGAGGTGGTGGCGCAAGCGGAGCCGCCGCTAGGATAACATGGCGGGGGAGTGAGGGGAGCCGCCAGCAGCGCC CGGTGTTGTTACCCGGGCAGGGCCCGCCCTCTTCCGTCGCCGCGCCAACCGCCGCGCGCGGACGGCTCGAGCACCGCCCGTCTCCGCCGCGCGCCGCCAATTGCGGCGGAGCGGCGGCCTCTCCGCCTCCGCCCCGGCCAATCGGAAGCGACACAAACACTCGGGGCCACGCCCTCTCCCGCGGGCCGGCCAATC CGGGAGGGGACGGCCAGCGGGCCTGCCCTGGTCTCCGAGTCACGGGCCCGCAGtgcgcggcgggcgggcgctGCTCC CCGACCAATCGGGCGCCGCGCAAACAGCCTCGGCCTCGCCCCCGCGCGCCCCGCAGCCAATCGGGAGGGACGTAAACAGGCGGCGGCGCGCCCCCGGTGGGCGGAGGAAGTAGGCGGGCACGCGTCGCCCGCCATGGAGGAGTCGGGCTCGGCCGCCGGGCCGCCGGAGGGGCGGGGGCGGGACGAGCGGAGCCTGGAGGCGCTCAGCCTGGCTGCCgacggcggcggggcggcggcggcggcagggcGGCAGCTGCCAGAGGGGCGGCGGGCGACGCTGGCGAGCgccctggagctggaggggacGGTGCTGCGGGAGGGGCGCCTCACCCAGTTCGTAGCCAACAATCTGGAGCGGCGGATCCGGCTGAGCGGCGCCCCGCGGGGCGAGCCCCCGACGGGGGGCGGCGGGTCGTCCATTCCCGCCATCGACCCCGGGGCGCTGCAGGACGTGGTGGCCCTGGCCGGGCAGGTGGCGGCGCAGGTGGACGATCTGCTGCGGAACGTGCACTGCGGGCTGCAGGCGCTGACGGCGCTCAGCGTCGGCTGCATCCAGACTTACCGCGACGGCGTGGAGAGCCTGGGCGAGGCGGCCGACCTCAGCATCCGCGCCATGTACGCGCTGGTGGCGCGCTGCGAGGAGTTGGACCGCGCCATGCAGCCCGTGCCCGCCCTGGCCAAGCGCATCCGCGACATGAAGGGCACCCTGGAGCGGCTGGAGGGGCTCTGCAAGTAG